The following are encoded in a window of Lagenorhynchus albirostris chromosome 3, mLagAlb1.1, whole genome shotgun sequence genomic DNA:
- the C3H5orf15 gene encoding keratinocyte-associated transmembrane protein 2: MAAATLRRMRSAQQAKLRPRPAIQVPGGLALPLVLALLLASSALSQADSPSQTVPKSHVSTPNMDALTNETKPSVSQINITLPHTTSTEKSGVASLSPHPSPTTSLSQEEADNNEDPSIEEEDLLTLNSSPSTAKDTLDNGDYGEPDYDWTTSPRDDESNEALEENRSYMEIEQSVRSFKTPPSNIEEEDSHFFFHLIIFAFCVAVVYITYHNKRKIFLLVQSRKWRDGLCSKTVEYHRLDQNVNEAMPSLKITNDYIF, translated from the exons ATGGCCGCCGCCACCCTGAGGAGGATGAGGAGCGCCCAGCAAGCGAAACTGCGGCCCAGGCCGGCCATCCAGGTCCCCGGAGGGCTGGCGCTGCCGCTGGTCCTGGCGCTTCTGCTTGCGTCCAGTG ctCTATCACAGGCTGATTCGCCGAGCCAGACTGTACCGAAGTCACATGTTTCTACTCCAAATATGGATGCTTTAACAAATGAAACCAAACCTTCTGTTTCCCAAATCAACATCACTCTCCCTCACACAACTAGTACAGAAAAAAGTGGAGTGGCATCTCTGTCCCCTCATCCCTCGCCTACTACTTCTCTGTCCCAAGAGGAAGCTGATAACAATGAAGATCCTAGCATAGAGGAGGAGGATCTTCTCACACTGAATAGTTCTCCGTCCACTGCCAAAGACACTCTGGACAATGGAGATTATGGAGAACCAGACTACGACTGGACCACCAGCCCCCGGGACGATGAGTCCAATGAGGCCTTGGAAGAAAACAGGAGCTATATGGAAATTGAACAGTCAGTGAGATCTTTTAAGACCCCACCCTCAAATATAGAAGAGGAAGATagccatttctttttccatcttattatttttgctttttgtgttgCTGTTGTTTATATTACATATCACAACAAAAGGAAG ATTTTCCTTCTGGTTCAAAGCAGGAAATGGCGTGATGGTCTTTGTTCGAAAACAGTGGAATATCATCGTTTAGACCAGAATGTTAATGAGGCAATGCCTTCTCTGAAGATTAccaatgattatatattttaa